In Bacillota bacterium, the genomic stretch GACGGCAGCGCAAGGCAACTGCTTGGCGTGGCGTTGGATGTCACCGAATCGCGACGGCTGCGCGAGCAGCTGATACAGTCCTCCAAACTGGAAAGCCTGGGCAAGCTGGCGGGAGGCGTCGCCCACGATTTCAACAACCTGCTGACGGTCATCCAGAGCTATGCCGAAATGGCGCAATCCACTGTGTCGGAGGGGGATCCGGCACACGCATACATCGAGCAAATACTGAAAGCCTCGGAACAGGCGAGCAACCTCACCAACCAGATGCTGGCTTTCGCCCGGCGGCGGATTATCTCCCCGCGGGTGTTCAATCTGAACGAACTGGTGCGCGAAGCGGAAACTTTCCTGCAACGCCTGCTTCCTGAGAACATCCGGTTGGAGACGGTGTTGCAGCCGGAACTGTGGCATGTCTATGCTGACCCTACCCAGATAGAGCAGGTGCTGTTGAATCTGGCAATTAACGCGCGGGATGCCATGCCCGAGGGCGGGGTGTTAACCGTCGAGACGGCGAACGTCACTCTGGACGAAGCGTACAGTGCTCGCCACGCGGAGGTGCAGGCAGGCGAGTACGTGCTGCTCGCAGTCAGCGACACCGGCATCGGCATGGACGAGCGCACCCTTGCCCGCCTGTTCGAGCCCTTTTTCACCACGAAAGAGACCGGCAAGGGAACCGGGCTGGGGTTGTCCACCTGTTACGGGATTGTCAAACAGGCGGGGGGCAGTATCTGGGTATACAGCGAGCCGGGTAAAGGCACCACTTTCAAGGTGTATCTGCCGCGCACGCAGGAAACTGCGGCAGGCTTGCCCGAACGCCCCATGCGCAGGAGAGTCATCGGTGGCCACGAAACCGTTCTGGTGGTGGAAGATAACGATGCCGTGCGGGATGTCGCGGTGGCGGCTCTGGAGGCACATGGGTATCGCGTGCTGCAAGCCGCGAACGGTGCGGATGCACTGCGACTGGTGGAAAGCTTGGAAGAGCCTGTCCATCTCCTGCTAACCGATGTGGTGATGCCCGGAATGAGCGGCGCGGCGCTGGCTCAAAGCTTGCAGGAGCGATACCCACATCTGAAGGTGCTATACACCTCCGGCTACACCCAGAACGTGATTGTGCATCACGGTGTGCTGGAGGAAGGCATCGCTTTCTTGCCGAAGCCGTATCGCCCCGCCGACCTTGCCCATCGGGTGCGCGAGGTACTGGATTCTGCATAACAGGAGGGGACTATGCCGGAGTTCCGCTACCTGTGGGCACAGGCATTAACCCGTTTTAACCCGGCAGACCGCGCAAGGGTACAGAACATCCGCCTTGCCGTCCAAAAGCTGGACGGCAGGGTTATCTTGCCGGGCGCCGTCTTTTCTTTTAATCAGGCGGTGGGTTCGCGTCAGGCGCCCGATGCTGGTTTCGAAGCGGCTCCGGTCTTTACAGACAAAGGGCGCGTGCGCGCGTTAGGAGGGGGCGTCTGCCAGGTATCCAGTACGCTGTACGCTGCGGCGCTGCTGACCGACCTGCAGGTGATAGAGAGACATGCACACGCCATGCCTGTGCCGTATTTGGAGCCCGGTCTGGACGCAACGGTCAGCAGCGTTCTGGACCTTAAGGTGAAAAACCCCCATCTCTTCGCAGTGCAGATTCGCGCCAGCGTGGAGGAGCGGCGGTTGCAGGTGGAGCTTTGGGGTGAAAAACCGCCGTCCACCCGGGTGCGCCTTTCACGCTTTGCCAGCCGCTGTGTGCGTGATAGGATGCCCGCCCTGCAGGTAACAGTGTGGCGTGTCTACCCAAACGGCCGCCGCGAGAAGATGTCGGAAGA encodes the following:
- a CDS encoding VanW family protein, with the protein product MPEFRYLWAQALTRFNPADRARVQNIRLAVQKLDGRVILPGAVFSFNQAVGSRQAPDAGFEAAPVFTDKGRVRALGGGVCQVSSTLYAAALLTDLQVIERHAHAMPVPYLEPGLDATVSSVLDLKVKNPHLFAVQIRASVEERRLQVELWGEKPPSTRVRLSRFASRCVRDRMPALQVTVWRVYPNGRREKMSEDVYYLGR
- a CDS encoding PAS domain S-box protein, which gives rise to MRTEETLAQMVLEQAPEAILITTADRNPPGPTIVYVNPAFTRLTGYSLEEVVGRSPQILEGPNTRRSLLSELEKMASRGKTVTWRAVHYRKEGEEFQMEASVAPLRDASGPVTHYIFILRDVTEQWRMEEALKQNERLLQHISDALPAVLFIYSLEQERLVYASRESLAITGYLPGELTGGDLAPEELLHPDDRPLVRQEMRKLRNASEGFMVEVECRIQHQTGDWKWILLRTTVFDRFPDGSARQLLGVALDVTESRRLREQLIQSSKLESLGKLAGGVAHDFNNLLTVIQSYAEMAQSTVSEGDPAHAYIEQILKASEQASNLTNQMLAFARRRIISPRVFNLNELVREAETFLQRLLPENIRLETVLQPELWHVYADPTQIEQVLLNLAINARDAMPEGGVLTVETANVTLDEAYSARHAEVQAGEYVLLAVSDTGIGMDERTLARLFEPFFTTKETGKGTGLGLSTCYGIVKQAGGSIWVYSEPGKGTTFKVYLPRTQETAAGLPERPMRRRVIGGHETVLVVEDNDAVRDVAVAALEAHGYRVLQAANGADALRLVESLEEPVHLLLTDVVMPGMSGAALAQSLQERYPHLKVLYTSGYTQNVIVHHGVLEEGIAFLPKPYRPADLAHRVREVLDSA